Within Microbispora sp. ZYX-F-249, the genomic segment GGCCTGGAGCCCGGCAAGGCGACCATTCCCGGGCCGCTCATCGAGATGATCGAGGGCGAGACCCTCGAGATCGAGCTGGTCAACAACACGGACGTGACCGCCAGCCTGCACGTGCACGGCGTCGACTACGAGACCAGCAGCGACGGCACGCGGATGAACGACAGCGTGGTGGAGCCGGGAGGCCGGTACGTCTACACCTGGCGCACCCACGCCCAGTCCACTCGCGCGGACGGCACCATCGAGCCCGGCAGCGCGGGCTACTGGCACTACCACGACCACGTCGTGGGAACCGACCACGGCACCGGCGGCATCCTGCGCGGACTCTACGGGCCGCTGGTGGTACGCCGGACGGGCGACGTGCTGCCGGACAAGACCTTCACCGTCGTCTTCAACGAC encodes:
- a CDS encoding multicopper oxidase domain-containing protein is translated as GLEPGKATIPGPLIEMIEGETLEIELVNNTDVTASLHVHGVDYETSSDGTRMNDSVVEPGGRYVYTWRTHAQSTRADGTIEPGSAGYWHYHDHVVGTDHGTGGILRGLYGPLVVRRTGDVLPDKTFTVVFND